The following coding sequences are from one Nicotiana tomentosiformis chromosome 3, ASM39032v3, whole genome shotgun sequence window:
- the LOC104086068 gene encoding putative kinase-like protein TMKL1, whose amino-acid sequence MEHKHMLILIIVPSSVTAIIILLVMIYCCRRKGGETVSRDIEASFEVKERDGVEKDLLIKFKDGEDLTVYDILDAPGEVIGKSSYGTLYRATLLSIDRLTLLRFLRPACTVTMKEVVPVMELLGSLRHQNLVPLCAFYAGPRGEKLMVHPFYRRGTLAQLIRDGNGEAHKWHIICRISIGIAQGLDYLHTDLEIPIIHGNLKSSNILLDRHFRPYVSDFGLHLVLNPTAGQEMLEASAAQGYKAPELIKMKEVSEETDIYSLGIILLELLTGKEPFYRKANLDKDIYLPNAVQSAILDHRVMDFYHPKILLSQNDEQRTVSEDHIYEFLQLAMACCSPSPALRPTIKQVVSKLEEIGR is encoded by the exons ATGGAACACAAGCATATGCTCATACTTATTATAGTACCAAGTTCAGTAACTGCTATAATTATTCTGTTGGTCATGATCTATTGTTGTAGAAGAAAAGGAGGAGAAACTGTTTCAAGAGATATAGAAGCTAGTTTTGAGGTAAAAGAAAGAGATGGGGTTGAAAAAGATTTGTTGATAAAGTTTAAAGATGGTGAAGATCTCACTGTATATGATATATTGGATGCTCCTGGAGAAGTTATTGGGAAATCAAGTTATGGAACTTTGTACAGAGCTACTTTGCTGAGTATTGACAGGCTTACATTATTGAGATTCTTAAGACCAGCTTGCACTGTGACAATGAAAGAAGTTGTGCCTGTAATGGAACTTTTGGGGTCCTTAAGGCATCAAAATTTGGTGCCATTGTGTGCATTTTATGCAGGGCCAAGAGGAGAGAAATTGATGGTTCATCCTTTTTATCGGCGTGGCACCTTAGCCCAATTGATTAGAG ATGGGAATGGTGAGGCTCATAAATGGCACATCATATGTAGGATCTCCATTGGCATTGCTCAAGGACTAGACTATCTTCACACAGATTTGGAAATTCCCATAATCCATGGAAACCTCAAGTCGAGTAACATACTTTTGGATCGTCACTTCAGACCATATGTGTCCGATTTTGGCTTGCATCTTGTCTTGAATCCAACTGCAGGCCAAGAAATGCTTGAAGCATCAGCAGCTCAAGGGTACAAAGCCCCTGAATTGATCAAGATGAAAGAAGTTAGCGAAGAAACTGATATTTACAGCCTTGGGATTATCTTGTTAGAGTTACTTACAGGGAAAGAACCATTCTACAGGAAAGCAAATCTTGATAAGGATATTTATTTGCCTAATGCCGTTCAGAGTGCAATTCTTGATCATAGAGTTATGGACTTTTATCATCCGAAGATTCTGCTTAGCCAAAATGATGAACAAAGGACAGTTAGTGAAGATCATATATATGAATTCCTTCAGCTTGCAATGGCTTGTTGTTCTCCTTCACCTGCTCTTAGGCCTACTATAAAACAGGTCGTTAGCAAGCTTGAAGAAATTGGAAGGTGA
- the LOC104086069 gene encoding U-box domain-containing protein 35-like, producing MEEKGGVVTKVEGLSALNPLNSSTIAVAINGKRKSKYVVSWALNKFVPEGKVCFKLLHVRPCITGVPTPMGNSIPISQVRDDVVAAFRKDVEWQTSEKLHPYKMLCTKRKVLVEVLQLESDDIAKAIAEEVSKLNITKLVIGASSRSIFSRGQSLSSRISDSIPSFCTIYAVSRGKLLSIRPSNSEINASSWTEDSNTNFSISSSTGLSSSLLTEKSDLDSSSSYSQFRSPSLPMQRFQALSNINQNFPNRRAISNETVHHKNYSLDFGDSEDDVSYCPQRSFLSERNNLTSSFRSLVTEFYSTADDQASTSGAPTDLSLRNEADINFELEKLRTELRHTQGMYAVAQTEVLDASRKMNELQNRRLEEEIKLREISLKEEEAKDLVRKENEEYEAAKREADYVKDCAEREAAQRKEAELLALREAKEKDKLENALTDQAHQYQEFTWEEIVSSTSSFAENLKIGMGGYGTVYKCSLRHTTVAVKVLHSKGSDLTKQFQQELKILSKIRHQHLLILLGVCPDRGCLVYEFMENGSLEERLFRKHDTPPIPWFDRYRIAWEVASALAFLHNSKPDPIIHRDLKPANILLDRNFVSKIGDVGLSTMINSEAALSTIYRDTGPVGTLCYIDPEYQRTGMISPKSDVYAFGMVLLQLLTAKAAMGLPHIVETAIDKDSLTKVLDSKAGEWPLEETKKLAALALKCTEISRRDRPDLKDEILPALKRLKVVADKARDSASTTRPPPPTYYLCPLLKDVMEEPCVAADGYTYDRKAIETWLKENDISPMTNLPLPHKNLLPNYALLSAILDWKSRKDGNI from the exons ATGGAAGAAAAAGGTGGAGTAGTAACTAAAGTGGAAGGCCTAAGTGCTTTGAATCCATTAAACTCTTCCACAATTGCAGTAGCTATTAATGGTAAGAGAAAAAGCAAATATGTAGTGAGCTGGGCATTGAACAAATTTGTTCCTGAAGGAAAGGTTTGCTTCAAGCTGTTACATGTCCGGCCGTGCATAACTGGTGTGCCAACCCCAA TGGGAAACTCTATACCTATTTCACAAGTGCGGGATGATGTAGTGGCTGCTTTCCGAAAGGATGTCGAATGGCAAACAAGTGAAAAGCTGCATCCTTACAAGATGTTATGCACTAAACGAAAG GTCCTAGTAGAAGTTTTACAACTCGAATCAGATGATATCGCGAAAGCAATAGCGGAGGAAGTCTCCAAGCTTAACATCACCAAGCTTGTCATAGGTGCTTCATCTCGTAGCATCTTTTCTAG GGGACAAAGCTTATCCTCAAGAATCTCAGACAGTATTCCAAGCTTTTGTACAATCTATGCTGTTTCAAGAGGAAAGTTGTTATCTATACGTCCTTCTAATTCAGAGATAAATGCAAGCAGTTGGACTGAAGATAGTAACACAAACTTCTCAATCAGCAGTTCAACAGGCCTTTCTTCCAGTTTACTAACAG AAAAGTCAGACCTGGACTCAAGTTCTTCGTACAGTCAATTCCGTTCTCCTTCACTGCCAATGCAAAGATTTCAAGCTCTTTCAAATATTAATCAGAACTTTCCTAATAGAAGAGCAATCTCAAATGAAACCGTTCACCATAAGAACTATTCTCTTGATTTTGGAGACAGCGAGGACGATGTCAGTTATTGTCCCCAGAGATCATTTCTTAGTGAAAGGAATAACCTTACTTCTAGTTTTAGGAGCTTAGTAACAGAGTTTTATTCAACGGCAGATGATCAAGCTTCCACCTCAGGGGCTCCAACAGATTTATCATTGAGAAATGAG GCGGATATCAATTTTGAGCTAGAGAAGCTAAGAACTGAACTAAGACATACTCAAGGAATGTATGCAGTTGCACAAACTGAAGTGCTTGATGCTTCTAGGAAG ATGAATGAGCTTCAAAACCGCCGGTTGGAGGAAGAAATTAAACTCCGGGAAATTAGTTTAAAGGAGGAAGAAGCAAAAGATTTGGTACGAAAAGAGAATGAGGAGTACGAAGCTGCAAAAAGAGAAGCTGATTATGTGAAGGACTGTGCTGAAAGAGAGGCTGCACAAAGAAAAGAAGCAGAACTATTAGCCTTACGTGAGGCAAAAGAAAAAGACAAGCTTGAAAATGCCTTGACAGATCAGGCACATCAGTACCAGGAATTTACTTGGGAAGAAATCGTATCTTCCACCTCTTCATTTGCTGAAAATCTTAAAATTGGTATGGGCGGATATGGAACCGTTTATAAGTGCAGCTTGCGTCATACTACAGTCGCCGTCAAAGTTCTTCACTCCAAGGGATCTGACCTGACGAAGCAGTTTCAGCAAGAG cTGAAAATATTGAGCAAAATTCGTCATCAGCACTTGTTAATCCTTCTTGGCGTGTGCCCTGATCGTGGTTGCTTAGTGTATGAGTTCATGGAAAATGGTAGCTTAGAGGAGAGGCTGTTCAGGAAACATGATACACCTCCAATTCCATGGTTTGATAGATATCGAATTGCATGGGAAGTGGCCTCTGCGCTCGCCTTTCTTCACAACTCCAAGCCAGATCCAATTATTCATCGTGATCTAAAGCCAGCTAACATATTGCTTGATCGTAATTTTGTTAGTAAAATTGGCGATGTTGGCCTGTCAACCATGATAAATTCAGAAGCTGCATTATCCACCATTTACAGAGATACAGGTCCTGTGGGAACACTTTGCTACATCGACCCTGAGTACCAAAGGACCGGAATGATCTCTCCAAAATCTGACGTTTATGCATTTGGGATGGTTCTCTTGCAGTTGTTAACAGCAAAAGCAGCAATGGGACTTCCCCACATTGTTGAAACAGCAATCGATAAGGATAGTCTAACTAAGGTACTAGATTCAAAGGCTGGTGAATGGCCATTAGAAGAGACAAAGAAACTAGCAGCGCTAGCACTTAAATGCACAGAGATCTCTCGAAGAGACAGGCCCGATTTGAAAGACGAAATTCTCCCTGCGTTGAAGAGATTGAAAGTGGTTGCTGATAAGGCTCGAGATTCTGCCTCCACTACCCGGCCTCCTCCCCCTACCTACTACTTGTGCCCTTTACTCAAG GATGTAATGGAGGAACCTTGTGTGGCAGCTGATGGGTATACTTATGACAGGAAGGCGATAGAAACATGGCTAAAGGAGAACGATATATCACCTATGACAAACCTACCGTTACCTCATAAGAACCTTCTACCAAATTATGCACTGCTTTCTGCAATTCTGGACTGGAAATCAAGAAAGGATGGAAATATTTAG